The DNA region GATCCGCGGGTAGCGATGAATATGCTGAATACGTTTCTGGTGTCGAAAAAGCCGCTGCGCTTCATCATTACGAACACGGGGGTGAACGTGCCGGTGTATCTGATCTCGCACAATACGACCTTCCGGGGCGGCGAGAGCGGAGATATTTACTTCGACATTACGCTGCGCACATGGCGAGATTCCAAAGTGGAGAAGGTTGGCGGTGCAACATCAGCGAGCAAGTCAGGTTCTCGTACGGATCTGAAAACGAGCAGCAAGACCTACACCGTGAAATCCGGCGATTCCCTGTCCAAAATAGCAAAGCTTGAGCTGGGCAGCAGTTCCAAATGGAACGAGATTTACAAGCTCAACGCGAAAACCATCGGCAGTGATCCGAACCGGATCAAGCCGGGACAAAAGCTGGTGATGCCATGACCTACAAGGTTATTGTGGACGACAAATATGACATCACCAAGCTGGTGGAGACGATTACGCTGAAGGATTCGCTCGACCAGATTGCCTATCAGGCGAACATCCGACTGGCGGTGTCTGCTTCTTCCGGTTTGCCTGCGATATCACCGGGTATGGCGGTTCGGATCAGCGGGGTTCCTTTTGGCGAAAAATCAATGGTTCACTTGCTGCACCCTGCCGTCATTTGGGAAGCGGAAAGCTCGAACAGCGGCACCAAACGGCTGTCCCTGACCGTCTATGACCGGATGATTTATTTGGAAAAATCGGAGGACGAGTTCCTGCTGCCGAAGGACCAGACTGCCATGCAGCGGCTCAAAACGTACGCCAAGGAATGGAAGATCCCATACGCCGAGCTGCCGGATACCAAAACGAAGCTGAGCAAAGCGGTGTATCGGTCGCAGACCATTTTTTCGATGATGTTTGCCGATCTGAAGGAAACGGCGAAGTCCGGCGGGGACATGTACCATCCACGGATGACGCCCGGTGGGTTGCAGCTCTTCCAGGTAGGAAGTAATGCGAAGGTGTATGAGCTGGATCGACTGATCGATCTGACCCAGATGCGTACGCTCGAAGGAGCGGTTACCAAAGTTAAAATACTGGCAGCTTCGGAGTCTACGAGTGGCAAAGAAGTTCCTTCCAAAGTGCTCGCGATTGAGCAGGACGGTGTAGCCGAACTGGGCACGCTGCAAAAGCTGATCGAGGACGATCAGGTCAAAACGGCGACCGCCGCCAAAAAGCTGGCGAAAAGTCATCTGACGGGTATTCAGGAGACCTTTACGATCTCCGCACCGGATGTGAATACGATTCGTGCCGGGGACGCAGTGTTATTAAAAGGACTTAAGCTGATCGTCATGTCGGTCAGCCGTGATCTGTCTGCCGGACCTGGAACGATGACGTTGGAGCTGGGGACGGCTGAGCTGGTAAAAAGGAGGTATTACCTTGAATAAAGATGATCCGTATGGGCATTTTGCTGACGTCATGCGGGGTGCGATGAGTACACATTCTCGTCAGGCTGTGAGCGGTATGGGCGCGGTATTGGGTACGATGACCTCTTCCGGCGTGAAGCTGGATGATTTCAAGCACGAAGTACAGGACTATCTCGTGGCCGAGCTGCCGGGCACGCTTGGACTGCCGGAGCGCGAGGCTGCTGGCTCGATTTCCGGTATACCTGACGTGGCAAACGGCGGAACGACGGGCACGGGACGGTTTCTTTTACAAAAAGGGGAAGTGGAAGAAGCAGTGTGGTCTCTTGGAAAAGGGTTGAAAGCGGGAGATCGGGTGCTGGCGATGCGGGTGAATGGCGGTAACGACATTGTGGTGCTGTGTAAGGTGGTGAGTGCGAATGCCTAGTTTGTTCCCGGAAACGGGTGTGGTCTGGGGAGATGAGGAGGACCTGTCTGGGACGGCTTCGGAAGAGGTGCGCTTTGGACGGAGCTGGCGATTCGATTACGATGCCGGGGATTTTGTGCTGACCCCAAGTGGCAAAGTGGCTGCGGCAGGTGCTCATGAAGCCTGGGTGCAGTGGTGCATCAAGGCAGTGAAGACGCCGCGGTACAGGCATGTAATTTACTCTCGAAATTATGGATCGGAGCTGGAAGAACTGGTTGGTCAGGGTGACAGCCGGGGTGTGATGGAAAGTGAGATCACCCGGATGGTTACGGAGACGCTGCTGGCTGATCCACGCACGGATTCGGTAGATCAGTTTACGTTCGATTGGAATCGGGAGCAGTGCATGTTCTCGTGCCGGGTGGCGAGTGTGCAGGAAGAGATGTTTATTTTGGAAAGTGAGGTGATCTGACGGGATGGCTGAGATTCCGCGTTATTTGGAGGACCAGACGGAGGAACAGATTATGCAGCGGATGCTGGATCGTTTGCCCGCGGATCTGGACAAGTCGGAAGGTTCTTTTCTGTGGGATGCGGAGGCTCCGGTTGCTTTTATGCTATCCGAGGCGGCTTTGTGGGCGCAGGAGTTGCTTCGGCGTGGATTTGCGAGTACGGCGGCGAGCAGTGATCCGAACTTCCGTTCGGAAGAGCTGGATTTGCGGGCAGGAGAGCATGGCATTACGCGCCGGGCTGCGGTAGTGGCGCAAGGTTCGGTTAAATTTGCGGGTACGCCGGGGAAAGTAGTGCCTGCGGGCACGGTTGTGGCTACTTTGGCAGATGAAATTTCCGGTGAGGCTTCACTCGAATATGAAACGGTTGGTCGTGTGGAGTTGGGAGAAGATGGTCTGGGTAGTGTTGGCGTGCGTGCGCTCGTTGCGGGAAAAGAAAGCAATGTGCCTGCGGGCACCGTGACCGTGCTGTCTACACCTGTGAGCGGAGTTACCTCTGTTACCAACGTGGAGGTGATTAAAGGCGGTGCGGATATTGAGGCAGATACGGCGCTGCTGGAGCGATTTTATGCCAAAGTCCGCAACCAGGGGACAAGCGGGAACAAGGCACAGTATGTGCAGTGGGCCAGTGAAGTGCCCGGTGTTGGTGCAACACGGGTTATTCCGTTGTGGCAAGGGCCGGGCACGGTGGGGCTGTATCTGCTCGATACGGACAAACGTGCCGCGGGAATCGATCTGGTGGCGGCTGTGCAGAAATACGTGGACCCGACGCAGGATGGACAAGGGGAAGGGGCTGCCCCCGCTGGCCCTGTGGTGACGGTTATGCCGGCAGAAGAAGTGCCGATGAACATTCAGGTGAAGCTGACGCTGGCGAGTGATGCGACATTGTCCGATGTACGGGCGATGATCGAACGCGGGGTGACCGCGTATTTGAAGCAGTTGGCCTTTGCCGATCCACTTGTGCGCTACACCCGTATTGCTGCAATTCTGCTGGATATTCCGCCGATTATCGACTATTCGGAGCTGACCGTGAACGGTGTGAGCGACCAGAATATCGAGATGACAGCGAGTCAGGTGGCGGTGCTGGGGACGGTGGATGTGCATGAGTAGTGTGCCTGGTGTTATGGATTCTAAAATCATGAGCCCGAAGGGAAATGAGCTGTTCTCGTATTTGCCGAGTTACTATGAGACTTCGCGCGTCATGCAGGCCGATATGCAGTCCAAAGGAACCGAGATGGATCTGTTGTATCAGGCGCTGGATGAGACATTGGATCAGTTTTTTGTCCGCACGGCGACGTGGGGCCTGGACTTCTGGGAACAGGAGCTTGGCATTGAGACAGATCGTCTCAAACCTGTGGAGCAACGGCGTGCCGTTGTGGAATCGAAACTGCGTGGTGCCGGGAAATTCTCCGGCAGGCTGGTTGCGAATGTAGCTGAGGCATATGCCGGGGGTAAGGTGGATGTGACGTTTCAGCCGGAAGCGTGGAGTTTTACAGTGAGCTTTGTGGATACGCTGGGCATCCCGCCCAATATCGACGATCTCAAACGCGCGATTGACGAAGTGAAACCGGCCCACATGGCTGTGGAGTATGAGTATCGATATTTGGTGTGGGACGATTTGGACAAGAAACAGAAAACTTGGGATGAACTGGACGCCGCGTCCTTGACGTGGAATGAACTGGAGGTGTGGGCATAATGCCAAAAGAAACGGATCGACTGAAATTGCCTCTCCCCTTGGGGAACGAGAACGTTACCAGGGAGAGTATTAATGGGATTTTTGAGAAGATTGATGCAGGTGTGGCGACGCAGGCGGATTTGGAGACGCTTCGTGAAGCGGTGAGCAAGATGGATATTCCCGATGCGTCGTTGACGCAGAAGGGGAAGGTGCAGCTGTCGAGTAAGACAGATGGCTCGTCTGAGACACTGGCGGCGACGGAGAAAGCGGTTAGGGATGCGAGGGTGGCGGCGATTAGCGCTGCGGCTACGGACGCGACAACAAAGTCGAACGCGGCTGAAACCAATGCTAGAGACTATATAAATGCTAAACCCTGGCAAAGAGTCAGGGTTACTGCTGACGACGGTAGTACAATGATGTTAAGTTCCGGCTACGACATCAATAGTGATATGTCTACAGGTTTTTACAGGGGAGTGGGTATTGTCAACGCGCCTGACTCCGGTTGGTGGCATTTTGAAGTGTTAAAGCACGACAGCTCTTACGCAACTCAAGTAGCCTATCCATTGGACAGGTCTTACACATATCGGATGCGTGTAAAGTCTGGTGGTATATGGGGTCCTTGGAGTCCTGACGTTTTTCAATCTGGCGTTGATGCGAAAAACGGCATAGTGGGTGCCATTAACGCCAAGGGTGGAAGTGCATCCACATCTGACACATGGGCGCAGTTGTCGGCTAAGGTAACTGCGATTAAACAACCATATAGAGTTTATAATGCAAGCGTGTGGTATGCAGGCGGCACTATATCCAACATTCCGTTCAAACCATACATGGTCATGGTGTTTGTGAGTGGTGTTAAATCGGA from Paenibacillus sp. JNUCC-31 includes:
- a CDS encoding baseplate J/gp47 family protein, whose protein sequence is MAEIPRYLEDQTEEQIMQRMLDRLPADLDKSEGSFLWDAEAPVAFMLSEAALWAQELLRRGFASTAASSDPNFRSEELDLRAGEHGITRRAAVVAQGSVKFAGTPGKVVPAGTVVATLADEISGEASLEYETVGRVELGEDGLGSVGVRALVAGKESNVPAGTVTVLSTPVSGVTSVTNVEVIKGGADIEADTALLERFYAKVRNQGTSGNKAQYVQWASEVPGVGATRVIPLWQGPGTVGLYLLDTDKRAAGIDLVAAVQKYVDPTQDGQGEGAAPAGPVVTVMPAEEVPMNIQVKLTLASDATLSDVRAMIERGVTAYLKQLAFADPLVRYTRIAAILLDIPPIIDYSELTVNGVSDQNIEMTASQVAVLGTVDVHE
- a CDS encoding YmfQ family protein translates to MSSVPGVMDSKIMSPKGNELFSYLPSYYETSRVMQADMQSKGTEMDLLYQALDETLDQFFVRTATWGLDFWEQELGIETDRLKPVEQRRAVVESKLRGAGKFSGRLVANVAEAYAGGKVDVTFQPEAWSFTVSFVDTLGIPPNIDDLKRAIDEVKPAHMAVEYEYRYLVWDDLDKKQKTWDELDAASLTWNELEVWA
- a CDS encoding DUF2634 domain-containing protein, giving the protein MPSLFPETGVVWGDEEDLSGTASEEVRFGRSWRFDYDAGDFVLTPSGKVAAAGAHEAWVQWCIKAVKTPRYRHVIYSRNYGSELEELVGQGDSRGVMESEITRMVTETLLADPRTDSVDQFTFDWNREQCMFSCRVASVQEEMFILESEVI
- a CDS encoding XkdQ/YqbQ family protein, which produces MTYKVIVDDKYDITKLVETITLKDSLDQIAYQANIRLAVSASSGLPAISPGMAVRISGVPFGEKSMVHLLHPAVIWEAESSNSGTKRLSLTVYDRMIYLEKSEDEFLLPKDQTAMQRLKTYAKEWKIPYAELPDTKTKLSKAVYRSQTIFSMMFADLKETAKSGGDMYHPRMTPGGLQLFQVGSNAKVYELDRLIDLTQMRTLEGAVTKVKILAASESTSGKEVPSKVLAIEQDGVAELGTLQKLIEDDQVKTATAAKKLAKSHLTGIQETFTISAPDVNTIRAGDAVLLKGLKLIVMSVSRDLSAGPGTMTLELGTAELVKRRYYLE
- a CDS encoding LysM peptidoglycan-binding domain-containing protein, whose protein sequence is MEFTLIDGKTKFQFPVKPEELTISRSKGYETINMLEHGEFDFAQGEKVKEITFSSFFPKEYDASYCMYEPLPDPRVAMNMLNTFLVSKKPLRFIITNTGVNVPVYLISHNTTFRGGESGDIYFDITLRTWRDSKVEKVGGATSASKSGSRTDLKTSSKTYTVKSGDSLSKIAKLELGSSSKWNEIYKLNAKTIGSDPNRIKPGQKLVMP
- a CDS encoding pyocin knob domain-containing protein, with product MPKETDRLKLPLPLGNENVTRESINGIFEKIDAGVATQADLETLREAVSKMDIPDASLTQKGKVQLSSKTDGSSETLAATEKAVRDARVAAISAAATDATTKSNAAETNARDYINAKPWQRVRVTADDGSTMMLSSGYDINSDMSTGFYRGVGIVNAPDSGWWHFEVLKHDSSYATQVAYPLDRSYTYRMRVKSGGIWGPWSPDVFQSGVDAKNGIVGAINAKGGSASTSDTWAQLSAKVTAIKQPYRVYNASVWYAGGTISNIPFKPYMVMVFVSGVKSDNTGGSTVDVRASGTIGAYVNESGSTVTIGGPGAQGYYGSSSAAMTNVVFGGNSVSFNISYGGYASNQGSLSVQVFGL